Proteins encoded in a region of the Diabrotica virgifera virgifera chromosome 4, PGI_DIABVI_V3a genome:
- the LOC126884099 gene encoding uncharacterized protein LOC126884099: protein MKDLSKEDFEKSINNINSTYCELLDNFKEQSILWFDLWKNTEIDAKALEKLNLIEVLEHEHACFLPSVAKAIQIALCLPPTTCTIERSFSTLKRVKTWIRNTMSNNRLSGLCLLSVHRRKIKENKENFMQKVIDLFAMDTRRIQLLFK, encoded by the exons ATGAAAGATCTTTCTAAGGAAGATTTTGAAAAGTctattaacaatataaacagcACGTATTGTGAATTGTTAGACAACTTTAAGGAGCAATCAATTCTGTGGTTCGACCTTTGGAAAAACACGGAGATAGATGCCAAAGCCTTGGAAAAACTGAACTTAATAGAGGTTCTTGAGCATGAGCATGCCTGCTTTTTGCCATCAGTAGCAAAAGCCATCCAAATAGCTCTTTGTCTGCCACCAACAACTTGCACCATCGAGCGATCATTCAG CACTCTCAAACGTGTGAAGACCTGGATAAGGAATACGATGTCGAACAATCGTCTAAGTGGGCTATGCCTGTTATCTGTACacagaagaaaaataaaagaaaataaagaaaacttCATGCAGAAAGTAATTGATTTATTTGCGATGGACACCAGAagaattcaattattatttaagtAA